The Primulina huaijiensis isolate GDHJ02 chromosome 12, ASM1229523v2, whole genome shotgun sequence genome has a window encoding:
- the LOC140989903 gene encoding uncharacterized protein → MALVEAFLEILERPTIWAMILGMIQLLGPVWIAFLVGVTVGWAWKPRWASLGNRKFEFSAPSSPSSNIPSPVNGFVSTSKSVGSSNVKIQSSGSCLFNNGLEKVQVALPPVETAVCSSSESRKEYSVVVMDEDLEHLCHLVERKDGGPSWKHVFNRSTHDMSYQAWQRDPETGPPQYCSRTVYEDATPELVRDFFWDDEFRLKWDDMILHASILKECPTTRTMIVHWIRKFPFFCSDREYIIGRRMWESGRSYYCVTKGVPYPSVPRRVKPRRVDLYYSSWYIQAVESRQGNGQLSACEVVLFHHEDMGIPWEIAKFGVRQGMWGAVKNIERGFRAYQKHRASGAPLSHHAIMAQVNTKIDPDYLKFFEGDEDSKETQLVASTDEKQKGVNIPKLLIFGGVIAVALSLDRGLLTKTLLFGVARRFGNMGKRALPRPS, encoded by the exons ATGGCGTTAGTTGAGGCGTTCTTGGAGATTTTGGAGAGGCCCACGATTTGGGCGATGATTTTAGGGATGATTCAGCTGCTAGGGCCTGTTTGGATTGCTTTTCTTGTGGGTGTAACGGTGGGGTGGGCTTGGAAACCTAGGTGGGCTAGTTTAGGGAATCGTAAGTTTGAATTTTCAGCTCCTTCTTCACCTTCTTCTAATATCCCTTCTCCTGTTAATGGTTTTGTTTCAACCAGCAAAAGTGTGGGTTCTAGCAATGTTAAAATTCAGAGTTCTGGTTCTTGTTTGTTCAATAATGGATTGGAAAAGGTGCAAGTAGCATTGCCTCCTGTTGAAACTGCTGTTTGCAG TTCATCAGAATCAAGAAAAGAATATAGTGTGGTGGTTATGGATGAAGATTTGGAACATTTGTGTCACCTTGTTGAAAGGAAAGATGGAGGTCCATCCTGGAAGCATGTGTTCAATCGATCAACTCATGATATGAGCTACCAAGCATGGCAGAGAGATCCTGAG ACTGGTCCTCCACAATATTGCAGCAGGACTGTTTACGAGGATGCAACTCCAGAATTGGTGAGGGATTTCTTTTGGGATGACGAGTTTCGACTAAAGTGGGATGATATGATCCTACATGCTTCAATTTTGAAAGAATGCCCTACGACAAGAACAATGATTGTCCACTGGATACGTAAG TTTCCCTTTTTCTGCAGCGACAGAGAATACATAATTGGCCGTCGAATGTGGGAATCAGGACGTTCATATTATTGTGTAACGAAG GGAGTTCCCTACCCATCTGTTCCAAGGCGAGTTAAACCAAGGCGTGTGGATCTTTACTATTCTAGTTGGTACATTCAAGCAG TCGAGTCAAGGCAAGGGAATGGGCAACTGTCTGCATGTGAGGTGGTGCTCTTCCATCACGAAGACATGGGGATTCCATGGGAAATTGCAAAGTTCGGGGTACGACAAGGTATGTGGGGTGCAGTCAAGAATATCGAACGTGGCTTCCGAGCATACCAAAAGCACCGAGCTTCTGGAGCTCCCCTCTCCCACCATGCTATCATGGCTCAAGTAAACACAAAGATCGACCCCGACTATCTCAAGTTTTTCGAAGGTGATGAAGACTCGAAAGAAACTCAACTGGTGGCTTCAACTGATGAGAAACAAAAGGGTGTGAATATTCCGAAACTCCTAATATTTGGTGGGGTGATCGCTGTTGCTCTCAGTCTCGATCGGGGGCTTCTGACCAAGACCCTCCTATTTGGTGTTGCTCGGAGATTTGGCAACATGGGAAAAAGAGCATTGCCTCGGCCTAGTTGA